The following coding sequences lie in one Musa acuminata AAA Group cultivar baxijiao chromosome BXJ1-8, Cavendish_Baxijiao_AAA, whole genome shotgun sequence genomic window:
- the LOC135589015 gene encoding uncharacterized protein LOC135589015: protein MDSRTSLLPLFLASLLLLLSPPARATIVPGSIERTTKQQILASIPPHAAEASVPFLTSPSGKYTASLVRRQTAPGAGGLGNDFCYIQVQDTGAERSMWESECGPVSSDNTCAAVFTAYGLQVFDGSNPVWDTGAQSADDNFLETLELVDLGDMRIRDKDGELAWKASDDPRANQNCGLPGSPGMAPAAPPFAVPIGGDDQNLPFGQPATSVQQQLLPPQSNTMYDQVQPQHPFGGASQAFGFNGHPLVDNTPYDSGCSGGGAGRWIGFGVALLLAILA from the coding sequence cttcctcgcatccctcctcctcctcctctcaccGCCCGCACGAGCCACCATCGTGCCCGGCTCTATCGAAAGGACGACCAAGCAGCAGATCCTCGCCAGCATCCCTCCCCATGCGGCCGAGGCCTCCGTGCCTTTCCTCACCTCGCCCTCCGGCAAGTACACAGCGAGCCTCGTCCGCCGCCAGACCGCCCCAGGCGCCGGCGGCTTGGGCAACGACTTCTGCTACATCCAGGTGCAGGACACGGGCGCCGAGCGGAGCATGTGGGAGTCCGAGTGCGGCCCCGTGAGCAGCGACAACACGTGCGCCGCGGTATTCACCGCCTACGGGCTTCAGGTGTTCGACGGCAGCAACCCGGTGTGGGACACCGGGGCCCAGTCCGCCGACGACAACTTCCTGGAGACGCTGGAGCTGGTCGACCTGGGCGACATGCGCATCCGGGACAAGGACGGCGAGTTGGCGTGGAAGGCGAGCGACGACCCGCGCGCGAACCAGAACTGCGGCCTGCCCGGCTCTCCCGGTATGGCGCCGGCTGCGCCTCCATTCGCCGTGCCGATAGGCGGCGACGATCAGAATCTTCCGTTCGGGCAGCCGGCGACGAGCGTCCAGCAACAGCTGCTGCCGCCGCAGTCGAACACGATGTACGACCAGGTGCAGCCGCAGCATCCGTTCGGCGGGGCAAGCCAGGCGTTCGGGTTCAACGGCCATCCGCTGGTGGACAACACGCCTTACGACAGTGGGTGCTCCGGCGGAGGAGCGGGGCGTTGGATTGGCTTTGGAGTCGCCCTCCTCCTCGCCATCTTGGCTTAA
- the LOC135680289 gene encoding uncharacterized protein LOC135680289, which translates to MKEWSQRYPVAEPSDDWREGSWTVDCSCGVTFDDGEEMVSCDECGVWVHTRCSGYVRGEASFACHYCKAAARRLRFASGSLTLPDDADETEVARLLPELPTKIEPCLPERPLQASASAVGPHRRRLWAGIPLEDRVHVQGVPGGDPYLFGDLSSVFSSQLWRCTGYVPKKINFRYREFPCWEEEGKEGEENENPANRGADVQFSFSEKIIPYITVKKFDEDAKEEEANILLRSCRAKGARGLQVFGQANLDKKRKEEPGEAEDHGAKKKARTSPDKIVGDDKRID; encoded by the coding sequence ATGAAGGAGTGGTCGCAGCGGTATCCCGTGGCCGAGCCCTCGGACGACTGGCGCGAGGGGTCGTGGACGGTGGATTGCTCCTGCGGCGTCACCTTCGACGACGGCGAGGAGATGGTGAGCTGCGATGAGTGCGGCGTGTGGGTCCATACCCGTTGCTCCGGCTACGTCCGCGGCGAGGCCTCCTTCGCTTGCCACTACTGCAAGGCCGCAGCCCGGAGGCTCCGCTTCGCCTCCGGGTCGCTCACCCTCCCCGACGACGCCGACGAGACCGAGGTCGCCCGGCTCCTCCCCGAGCTCCCCACCAAGATCGAACCCTGTCTGCCCGAGCGTCCGTTGCAGGCCTCCGCTTCGGCCGTCGGGCCGCACCGGCGCCGTCTCTGGGCAGGAATCCCTCTCGAGGACCGCGTCCACGTGCAGGGCGTCCCCGGCGGCGACCCCTACCTCTTTGGTGATCTCTCTTCGGTCTTCTCATCGCAGCTCTGGAGGTGCACGGGCTACGTACCCAAAAAGATCAATTTCCGGTACCGGGAGTTCCCTTGCTGGGAGGAGGAGGGCAAGGAGGGGGAGGAGAACGAGAATCCAGCCAATAGAGGGGCTGACGTGCAGTTTTCATTCTCAGAAAAGATTATTCCGTATATTACGGTGAAGAAGTTTGATGAGGATGCGAAGGAGGAGGAAGCGAACATCTTGTTGCGGAGTTGCAGAGCGAAGGGTGCGAGAGGGCTTCAGGTGTTTGGGCAGGCGAATCTTGataagaagaggaaggaggagcccGGAGAAGCAGAGGACCACGGCGCGAAGAAGAAAGCTAGGACTTCTCCTGATAAAATTGTGGGTGATGACAAGAGAATAGATTAG
- the LOC135587553 gene encoding uncharacterized protein LOC135587553, translating to MRKSMRKSKFHKDKDIQIEGAVFRSLKNGDQKEEILLESFYAGQSEMKRSNTMKIQVKLETPDRLKTVNDESNLKMNLASQGGVSDSRKESSIDQVRGRAIYCFKQPKDESNFEGCIDKLLLMF from the exons ATGAGGAAATCCATGAGGAAATCCAAGTTCCACAAGGACAAGGATATCCAGATTGAAGGAGCAGTCTTTCGAAGTCTGAAAAATGGGGATCAGAAAGAAGAAATACTCTTGGAGTCCTTTTATGCAGGACAGTCAGAG ATGAAACGAAGTAATACTATGAAAATACAAGTGAAGCTTGAGACACCTGATCGGCTAAAAACTGTGAACGATGAGAGCAATTTAAAAATGAACCTTGCATCTCAAGGTGGTGTAAGTGACAGCAGAAAAGAATCAAGTATAGATCAG GTTCGTGGCAGAGCCATATATTGTTTTAAACAACCCAAGGATGAGAGCAATTTTGAAGGGTGTATAGACAAGCTTCTTCTGATGTTTTAA
- the LOC135585792 gene encoding protein DETOXIFICATION 56-like — protein MLGNGYKQQSLSVSPHMSSRFPCTKVSTYRLPTRGAKEPEPDQTTLPTHPSAMKPPPLAIEVEAPAAAVVLPSSSPRWAAGIIKRTVLSELRSQRGIALPLVAMNLTWFAKTAITTAFLGRLGELELAGGALGFTFANVTGFSVLTGLCAAMEPICGQAYGAKNYKLLRKTLLMATILLLLASLPISFLWLNVDRILLRFGQQRDIAGLARRYVTYLLPDLAVTSFLCPLKAYLSSQGVTLPTLFSSAIALAFHVPLNVALSKAKGLQGVSTAIWLTDLTVVLMLASYVVVTERARRREDSAGGCAEEGGRRWWEQSLAEWATLLKLSAPCCLTTCLEWWCYEILVLLTGRLPDARRMVSVIAVVLNFDYLLYSVMLSLATCASTRVSNELGAGRPRAARESAYVSLVLSVLAGFTGGAAMASARGRWGRLFSHEPGVVDGVRKMMRLMALVEVVNFPLAACGGIVRGTARPWLGMYASVGGFYLVALPLAVVMGFTAKLGLGGLLLGFLVGTLASAVLLVVFVACIDWDEEAGNARSLAGKA, from the coding sequence ATGTTGGGGAATGGCTACAAGCAGCAGTCGCTTTCTGTTTCTCCCCACATGAGTTCACGATTCCCATGCACAAAAGTATCCACGTATCGTCTTCCTACAAGAGGAGCAAAAGAACCGGAACCCGACCAAACGACACTCCCAACTCATCCTTCAGCCATGAAACCACCACCCCTTGCAATAGAAGTAGAAGCCCCGGCAGCAGCGGTAGTACTACCTTCGTCTTCGCCGAGATGGGCTGCCGGCATCATCAAGCGGACCGTCCTCTCGGAGCTCCGGTCGCAGCGAGGGATCGCGCTTCCCCTGGTCGCCATGAACTTGACGTGGTTCGCCAAGACCGCCATCACCACCGCGTTCCTCGGACGGCTCGGGGAGCTCGAGCTGGCCGGTGGAGCCCTTGGCTTCACCTTCGCCAACGTCACGGGCTTCTCGGTTCTCACCGGCCTCTGCGCCGCCATGGAGCCCATCTGCGGCCAGGCCTACGGCGCCAAGAACTACAAGCTCCTGCGCAAGACGCTCCTCATGGCCACGATCCTGCTACTGCTGGCCTCCCTCCCCATCTCCTTCCTGTGGCTCAACGTCGACAGGATCCTATTGCGCTTCGGGCAACAGAGGGACATCGCCGGCCTCGCGAGGAGGTACGTCACGTACCTCCTCCCTGACCTGGCCGTGACGTCCTTCCTCTGTCCTCTCAAGGCCTATCTGAGCTCCCAGGGCGTGACCCTCCCCACCCTCTTCAGCTCGGCCATTGCGCTGGCCTTCCATGTTCCCCTCAACGTCGCGCTGTCGAAGGCGAAGGGGCTGCAGGGCGTGTCGACGGCCATCTGGTTGACGGACCTCACCGTCGTGCTCATGCTGGCGTCTTACGTGGTGGTGACCGAGAGAGCAAGGCGGCGAGAGGACAGCGCAGGGGGGTGTGCGGAGGAGGGAGGGCGGCGGTGGTGGGAGCAAAGCCTGGCCGAGTGGGCCACTCTGCTCAAGCTCTCGGCCCCCTGCTGCCTGACGACGTGCCTGGAGTGGTGGTGCTACGAGATCCTGGTGCTGCTCACCGGGCGGCTCCCCGACGCCCGGCGCATGGTGTCGGTCATCGCCGTCGTGCTCAACTTCGACTACCTGCTCTACTCGGTGATGCTCTCGCTGGCGACGTGCGCGTCCACGCGGGTGTCCAACGAGCTCGGGGCGGGCAGGCCCCGCGCCGCCCGCGAGTCGGCTTACGTGTCGCTGGTCCTCAGCGTCCTCGCGGGCTTCACGGGGGGAGCGGCGATGGCGAGCGCGAGGGGGCGGTGGGGGCGCCTCTTCAGCCACGAGCCGGGGGTCGTGGACGGGGTGAGGAAGATGATGCGGCTCATGGCGCTGGTGGAGGTGGTCAACTTCCCTCTGGCGGCCTGCGGCGGCATCGTCCGGGGCACCGCCAGGCCGTGGCTAGGCATGTATGCCAGCGTCGGCGGGTTTTACCTGGTGGCGCTGCCGCTGGCGGTGGTGATGGGCTTCACGGCGAAACTCGGCCTCGGCGGCTTGCTGCTGGGCTTCCTGGTGGGCACATTAGCCAGCGCCGTGTTGTTGGTGGTGTTCGTGGCGTGCATCGATTGGGACGAGGAGGCCGGCAACGCACGGAGCTTGGCCGGTAAGGCTTAA